TTGGCTCTTCGTTTCAAGTCTGAGGAGGAGAATGACTTACAGCTACTCGGTCACTGAAGCGTTCACTCGCACCCATGCTAAGCACATGGCGGCGAAGGTCGCCACCGACCTCAAGCGAATGCAGAGGTTCTACGGCGAGCCGTCTGACGACCGGATTACCGCCTATGAGGCGGAGGCCATAGAGTTCCTCAAGGAAGGATTCCTAGGCTCTGTTACTTATGGCTTCCGCCGCAATGGCATCTTGATCGCGCCGACTTTGCGTTACACGGCCCGGGACCTCGCCGGTGCATCCACCGTTGACGATGACCCTGGACGAATTCGCCCCGGTGAGGATATCAGCGGAGCGTCCTTCTACAGCTACTTGATGTCCAGTCCTGCATGGGACCGACTGACAGAGCAGGAGAAAGAGGCATTCAGCAGCTGTCTTCCCTTCCAGAGGACTGGTGCGCCGGAACCTGGAATCAACGGCTCCTGGAGCGGAGACCTGATTTACTCCGCAGGAGGCCGTGCACTTGACCGTGCCAGCTTGAGGAGCTATAGGTGACAACGCAGTCGACCACCGACGACCTGTTTGACAGCCCCATCACCTACCCAGACGTCGGAGCGCGAGAGCGTCTGTACCGCCTCGTTGGGGTGGACGACCACAAGACCCGCTTGGCTAAGATGCTCGGACTGCTCATCAACCCATCAGGTCTCAATGCCTGGGTGAGCAAGCACCATCCCGAAGCCAGCGGAGTGCTCGACACGGTATTGAGAAGGCCGCCTCTCGTCGTGCTGGCTGGCGACGTTGGATCTGGGAAATCTGAGCTCGCGGAGACCATCGGCGATGATGTGGCCCGTCGGGAGGGCGTGAGCATCGTACTTTTCCCGATGAGTCTCTCCACACGTGGACAAGGACGCGTTGGCGAGATGACCCAGTTACTGTCCGCTGCCTTCGACCACACTCTGAGGGAAGCTCGAAGGTTCAAGGATGTCAACGGGGCCTCACGAGGAGCTGTCGTTCTCCTGGTAGACGAAGCCGATGCTATCGCCCAATCACGTGAGGCGGCACAGATGCATCATGAAGACCGGGCCGGTGTGAATGCCTTTATCCGTGGGGTAGACCGCCTTGCCAACAGCAAGCTTCCGGCTGCCGTGATCATGTGCACAAACCGGCTCGGTGCTTTGGATCCGGCAGTACAGCGCCGTGCAGCAGACATCCTCACATTCACTCGACCAGACAGGGGGCAACGCTCGGCCATACTAGCGCCGCACTTACACCAGTTGGGGTTTTCGCAGACGCAGCTCGCAGCTGTGGTCGATGCCACCGGGCCACACCAGCATGGGGACTACGGCTTTACATTCTCAGATCTCACCCAGAGGCTTCTACCCGCAATTGTGCTCGATGCGTATCCCGACGGCCCAGTAAACGCGGACAGTGCTCTGAAGATCACCCAAGCAATGACTCCTACAGCGCCCTTCCGGGATGGTGCATCGTGAGCGAGTGGTCGCTGGAACAGCTCCTCGCTGGACTGCATGACGACATCCAGCGACGCCTGGAGACCGCTCGGCGGAGTTTCGCGCACCCTGGCACCAAGGGAGATGCCAGCGAGAACGTGTGGCTGGACCTTCTCAGCACGTATCTGCCTCAGCGCTACCAAGCCGCCAAGGCTCATGTGGTGGATAGCAGAGGAGTATTCAGCGACCAGATTGACGTGGTCGTATACGACCGTCAGTACTCACCCTTCATCTTCCGGTACGAAGAGCAGACCATCATCCCTGCTGAAAGTGTGTACGCAGTGTTCGAGGCCAAGCAGACGCTCAATGCGGCGCATGTAGAGTACGCACGCGAGAAGGTGGCTAGCGTGCGCCGACTTCACCGGACCAGCCTGCCCATTCCCCATGCAGGAGGAACCTATCTACCCAAGGCACTCATTCCCATATGTGGTGGTCTGTTGACTCTTGAGAGCGATTGGAAGCCAGCCCTTGGCGAGCCTTTGCTCACAGCGCTTGGCGACGGCATGGGCGATGATCATCTGGACCTCGGTTGTGTTGCCGCCCATGGGTACTTCAGGTTTGACGAAGGCAGCGAGGCATACGAGAAGCACTCAGGCGGCAAGCCTGCGACCGCTTTCCTGCTCACGCTAATCTCGCAGCTTCAGTTTAGCGGCACAGTGCCAATGATCGATGTCCATGCGTACGCCCAGTGGCTCTCTAACTGACTAGGAAACACCGTTTATGGCAGATACAGCAGACCAACACAATATCCCCCCAACTCTTCAATCCATCCGCGCGAGGCTGGATCTGACGCAGGAGCAGCTTGCCGAGAGGCTTGGTGTGTCGTTCGCTACCGTGAACCGGTGGGAGGGCGGCGTGACCATGCCACAGAAGGCGGGGCGGGCGGCTATCGCCGCACTCGCTGCCGAGGCGGGCGTCGACTCCACCGAGCCGGTGGTGGACGAGGTGGAGGCTGCGACCCGCGTGACCCGACGGCGGTCGCGTCGCCAGAAGGATGCTGTTCCCACCACCAAGCCCATGGAGCAGATGCTGTGGGACGCCGCCTGCTCGATCCGAGGCGCAAAGGACGCGGCCAAGTTCAAGGATTACCTGCTGCCGCTCCTTTTCCTCAAGCGCCTTTCGGATGTGTTCGACGACGAGATCGACCGGCTGGCCGAACAGTACGGGAGCCGGACATTCGCGCAGGAGGTCATAGAAGGAGACCACAAAGCGGTGCGCTTCTACCTGCCGCCCGAGGCCCGGTGGAGCGTGGTCAACGGTCGAGAGGCCCACGACTGGCCCCTCGACGCCGGGGGCCGCAGCACCCGCCCCCGCGACGTCGGCGAGCACCTGACCAGGGCCGTCCGCGCCGTCGTGCGCTACAATCCCACGCTCTCCGGCGTCATAGACCTCGTGGACTTTGCCTCCGAGCGCAACGGCGAGCGCGACCTGAATCCGGCCCGGCTCGCCGACGTGGTCGAGACCTTCTCCGACCCCCGCTACCGCCTGGGCCTCGCCGACGTGCAGCCCGACTTCCTGGGCCGCGCCTACGAGTACCTGCTTCGCAAGTTCGCCGAAGGTTCCGGTCAGAGGGCGGGCGAGTTTTTCACCCCCACCGAGGTCGGCTTTCTCATGGCCCACATCATGCGCCCCCGGCCCGGCGAGACCTGCCATGACTATGCCTGCGGCTCGGCGGGACTGCTCATCAAGCTCCAGTTGGTCGCCCGGGAGACCGACCCCACCAGCCGCGTTCCCCTCAAGCTATATGGTCAGGAGTTGCAGGCCGACAGCTACGCCGTCGCCCACATGAACGCCATCATCCATGGCATGGAGGTACAGATAGAGCGCGGCGACACCATGATCAACCCCAAGTTCAAGGACGCCGCGGGCCGCATCACCGGCCACGACATCGTGGTCGCCAATCCGATGTGGAACCAGGACTTCACCCCGGCCATCTTCGCGAACGACCCGTTCGACCGCTTCCGTACCGCCGGAGGCGTCACCACCGGCAAGGGCGACTGGGCATGGCTCCAGCACACACTGTCCTGCCTGAACGAGCGCGGGCGGGCGGCCGTGGTGCTGGACACCGGCGCGGTGACGCGCGGCTCCGGCAGCAAGAACGAGGACCGGGAGCGCAACATCCGCAAGTGGTTCGTGGAGCGCGACCTGATCGACGGCGTGATCCTGCTGCCGGACAACCTCTTCTACAACACGAACGCCGCCGGCATCATCGTGGTGCTCGCCAAGCGCAAGCCGGAGGCGCGCAAAGACAAGATCGTGCTCGTCAACGCCGGCCGACGCGTGGGCAAGGGCCGACCCAAGAACTACATCCCGGAGGGGGATATCCGTCCCATAGCGGCTGCTTTCTTGAAAGGCGAGGCTGTGGATGGCGAGGTGGCCGTCATCACCCGCGAGCAGGCGGCAGAGGCCGACTACAACCTCAGCCCCAGCCGCTGGGTGGGACAGACCGACGCCGTAGCTCAGCGCCCGATTGCGGAGATCATCGCTGAGATGCGGCTCCTCGATGAAGAAGCCCGTGAGGTCGATGCGACGCTGGCGAGAATGCTGGAGCGCCTGCAATGAACGAAGCGTGGACGTGGCGTCCCTTAGGCGAGGTGACGATCCGAGGATCGAACTGGAATCCTCGCGCTGATCCACGGCCTGTAATTCGTTACGTGGACGTGTCAGCGGTTTCACGCGATAAACTCAGAGTAGTCTTCGATGTGGAGCCGCTGCTGGGCGTGACGGCGCTGGAATCCGTCGGGATAGAGGTTGACCCAATGAATCAACAGTTGAAAAGGCTGCCCGCTGTGCGGCTCAAGGGGCTCTCTTAAATGATTGAGGACATTCAGTGGTCTCGGAGAACTGGACAATAAAGTCTTTTGCCGAGATAGCCCGCTATTCGGCAGGACGGACACCTGCCCGCGCCACACCAGAGTACTGGATGGCAGCGGACGATAGTGTCCCATGGGTTGCAATTTCCGATATGACTGAGTTCGGCTTAGTCTCGCAGACAAAGGAACGCATCTCAGGAACAGCGTTTGACGAGATATTCGGAAACAAGGCAGTTCCAGCCGGCACCTTGCTGATGAGTTTCAAGCTAACGATAGGACGAATAGCCACGCTTGGGGTAGATGCCTGCCACAACGAAGCCATCATTGCCATCTACCCTCACGAGGGAGTAAACCAGAGTTATTTGGGCTACTTTCTCTCACAGGTGGATTACGACGCCCTACAAGATAGGCAAGTCAAAGGGAACACTCTCAATCGCAACAAGATTGACCGTATTCAAGTCTTGCTGCCACCGCAAAGTGAGCAGGTTAGAATCGCTGAGTTCCTGGACCACGTTCGACGTTCCATCGACTTGCAGGACCAGAGTCTTGCCACGGCCCAGGCCCTCAAACGTGCCGCCATGCACACCCTCTTCACCCGCGGCCTGCGCGGCGAGCCGCAGAAGGAAACCGAGATCGGGCCGGTGCCGGAGAGTTGGGAGCCTGTTGCCGTCAACTCCGTCGCCGTTGTGAAGGGCGGGAAGCGAATGCCCAAGGGGGTTGCGCTAACCAGCGAGAACACAGGCCAGCCCTACATTCGTGTAACGGATTTCAGGGACCATAGAGTAGATGCTGGCCAAGTGCTATTTGTACCGGATGGTTACAAGTCCGTGATTGCTCGATATACCATATCCAGTAGGGATGTCTACATATCGATTGCCGGTACTATTGGGCTGGTAGGCCAGATTTCCGAGAGCCTAGATGGTGCTAACTTGACCGAAAACGCTGCCAAAGTCTCCGTAACAGATGAGCGGGTTACGCCACGCTTCTTGATGTATGCGCTTGCTTCGGATACATGCCAAACACAGATCGCGCAGTCTACAGCTACGAATGCCCAGCCGAAGCTAGCACTGGTACGGATAGAACAACTGCAGTTGCCAATACCTCCCAAATTGGACGAGCAGCGCGAGGTCGTTGCCATCCTAGATGCTATCGATCACAAGATAGATCTTCACCGCCGGAAGCGCGCCATGCTGGAGGAGCTGTTCAAGGCTCTGCTGCACAAGCTGATGACGGGGGGAATCAGGGCCGCCGATCTTGATTTATCGGCTATGGTGGAGTCGACGGATTTTTCACAGGAGTAATGTGATCATAGGAACCAACTCGCAACCTCCCTTTATGCTCTATGTCGTCTGGCATCCGAATTACGCTCTCGGTGAGAAGGTCGCAGGGCTGTTTCACGACCACTACGGCGCTCACCGGTATAGAAACGTGGCCGGTGGGGCCAGTGTGCGCGTTATTTTTCGGAATGCTGCTGCGCCCGGCTCTCAGACTCCCCTGCCAATTGACTGGGATAGCACCGGCACAACTGCGGTAGTTGTTTTGATTGATCACTCGCTTACAAATGATCCCGCATGGGTTCAGTATGTTCATGACCTTGCGGGAGAAGCCGCCGATAGAGGCCTTAACACCCGCGTGTTTCCGGTTGAGATGGAAGCGGGTGCGCTTGAAATAGGACTTGAGGAGCAAGCGCTGCGCTGGGACCATTGGGCAGGCACCAATGAAGAACGAGAACAGCGGCTCCTCAGAGATCTCACGCACGAGTTCAATAGGATGCTGAGACATCACTTAGTTCGGCTTCAGCATCCCGATGCCAAAGAGAGCCTTGAACGCTACTTGAAGAAAGTCAACGTCTTCCTCAGTCATTCTAAACACGATGACTACGGAGAGCGGATTGCAGGCAAGATTCGAGATTGGCTCCACAACAACAGCGCGTTGTCGAGCTTCTTGGACATTTATGACATTCCAGCAGGCACGCCATTTTCGTCGGTTATTGACCATTCCATACAAGACGGAGTGATTATAGTAATCTACACCGACTCCTACTCGTCGCGCGAGTGGTGCCGCCGTGAAGTGATAACAACAAAACGGGCGAACACGCCCATGCTGGTAGTTGACTGCCTGCAAACGGTTGACGAGCGAGCGTTCCCCTACTTGGGAAACGTGCCGTTTATTCGGATGGATACCATTTGCATGGATCGAATTGACCAAGTAGTGGGACTCTTACTCGATGAAGTATTCAAGGACTTTCTATGGCGATGCAGTGTCGAGCGCCTGCGCAAGCGTTACCCACAGATCCTGTTCATAGCGCGTTCGCCAGAGTTGATGTCACTGGTCAACCTGCCGGCCCGCGCCGACGAAACTGACCAGTATATCGTCTATCCTGATCCGCCTTTGGGTCAAGCGGAGGCACAGTTGTTCGCTGATATTGCCCACGACGTACATGTGCAAAGTCTGAGACAGTGGTTAGCGGAGGAGTGAAAATGGCAACAAAGGAATCCCAGAAGCTCAAGGTCATTGCTATCTCAACGTCAGAGAGTCCCGACATGGCGGTGTTTGGGTTAAGTGATGGACACTTGCGAGATGCCACGGCAGAGATCGCTACGTACCTCCTTGCCTTTGGCGCGGACTTGGCATACGGTGGCGACCTGCGCCAACATGGCTTTACGGAACTGCTTTTCGATTTGGTTCTGCGCTACCGCCGAGATGGCGACGGGATCAGGAAGCCTAGGGTAACTAGCTATCTGGCGTGGCCCGTTCATATTCTAATGACGGTCGTTAAGCTGAGTGAAATCGAAGAGGAACTCCAAGGGACCGCCCTCCTTGCTCTCATCGACAGAGATGGCAAGCGATTGACACTGCAAGAGCGTAAAGTGCTTCCTTGCCATGAGCCCGATGATGAAGAGTGGGCAGAGGGCCTAACAACGATGCGCAGGATCATGCACGATGAAACAGATGCGCGCATCCTACTCGGCGGGCGTGTGGAAAGCTATAAGGGGAATATGCCCGGCATTGCGGAAGAAGCCCTGCTGTCTTTAGATTCTGGTCAACCGATCTTCCTGATCGGCGGCTTCGGCGGTTGCACAAGAGACATTGCGGAGACACTCGGCCTCGTCGATGCTTGGGCCGGCTCCCGTCCGGCCTGGCCTGGCCGTCAGCGTTTCGAATGCTACGGACCGGACAATCTCCACAACGGTCTTTCTGCCAAAGAGAACCGTGTACTTGCACACACGCCGCACATCGATCAAGCCGTGACTCTGGTTATGCAAGGGCTTCATCGGCTGCGTAGAGGCGCACACAATGGCTCTTGTGAGAGAGGGGATGGACGTGCATAAAGTGTTTATCAGTTATCACCATGATAATGACCAGTGGTACAAAGAGGAATTGGTAAGATCTGGGGAGCAAAACCGAATCTTCATGAATGAGTCGGTCGATATCGGCGATATCCCTGACCACCTTAGCGATCAACAGATTCGCAAGATTATCAGGGATGAACGTCTGAGACTATCCACGGTCACCATTGTCCTAGTTGGAACTGAAACAAGACGCAGGAAGCACGTGGACTGGGAAATCTATTCAAGTATGTACGATGGGGCTGTTAACAAGAAATCGGGGATTTTGGTTATTATGCTGCCACCGACAGACTATGGTTCCCTTCACGTGTCACATGGACTGCCCGAGAAGGCCTTGTATCCGGACATAACGTCATGGACATCAATCCACTCAAGAGCTGAATACGAACGTCGATATCCCTACATGCCGGACAGGCTCATTGATAATTTAGTTAAGCCGGAGGCAAAGATATCTGTCACGTCATGGAACAGAATCAATCCCACGAGTCTGAGGTTTCTGGTTGAAGCAGCGTTTCAGAATCGGAACCACTGCGAGTATGACTTGAGCCGATCTATGAGACGAGTCAACTCGTGACGTCGCGTCACTACTTGGCCTCTAACTACCGAGCCGATTGTGACAGTACGGCGCATCAGTGACACGAATGAGAGACAGAATGCGCCTATGACTATCGACCGAATTGCAGCACTGGCTGCGTCTGGCGAGTCTGAGACTTTGGAATTTAAGACTTCCACAGGAACCCGTCGTGAGGCGGCTTGGACCGTGTGCGCCATGCTGAATCAGCGAGGTGGCTGCGTTTTGTTTGGAGTGACACCGGAAGGGAGAGTAGCGGGACAGCATGTGAGTGAGCGTACGATTGAAGAGGTCAGTGCGGAACTACAGAGGATAGATCCAGCCGCTTTCCCATCAGTCGAACGGCTTCCCGTGAACGGCGACCATGAGGTGATTGTTGTCGGTGTGGAAAAAGGGCCAGTAAGGCCATATGCCTACCGGGGCACGGCCTACCGCAGGGTCGGGAATACGACGGTTGCTATGTCGGCCGACGAGTACAACCGCATGTTAACCGAGCGCATGCATGGCGGACAGCGCTGGGAAAACCAGTCCCTCGCGGGGTGGTCGGTGGACGATCTGGACGAGGCTGAGATTCGACGGACGGTCGCTGAGGCGGTCCGGCGCGGACGGCTGGAGGAGCCTGTAGGTGGAGAACCAACCGACCTCCTGCGCGGACTCGGCCTTCTGCATGACGGCGTGCTGCTTCGGGCGGCGGCGGTGCTGTTCGGCAGCACGGAGCGGCTGGAGTTCGAGATGCCGCAGTGCCTGCTGCGCGTCGCCCGTTTCCGGGGGATCGACCGGATGGAATTCCTGGACAATCGCCAGTTCAACGGCAACGCCTTCACACTCCTGGCGAACGCGGAGCGCTTTCTGCGCGACACCCTGCCCATCGCCGGACGGTTCGAGCAGGACCGATTCGAGCGAATCGACGAGCCCCTATACCCGCCCCTGGCCACGCGAGAGGCGCTGGCCAATGCCCTGTGCCACCGCGACTACTCCATTGGAGGCAGTTCGGTTGGTATAGCGGTCTACGACGACCGCCTTGAGGTCACATCCTCCGGGTCGCTGCACTTCGGCTTGACGCCGGAGAAGCTGTTTGGACCGCATGAGTCGCGGCCGTGGAACCCGTTGATCGCCCGCACCTTCTACCGGCGCGGGATCATCGAGGAATGGGGCAGCGGGACGCTGAAGATGGCCGAGCTCACGAGCAGCGCCGGTCTTCCCGTCCCGGAGATCGAGGATGATGGCGGGGCCGTCACCGTGCGGTTCCGACATGGCCGATTCGTTCCAAGGCCTACAACCAGCGGCGTGAGCGGGCCTGAAGAACGACGGGAGACGATACTCGCCCTGCTGGAAGGCGTGGAGAACGGCTTGACGCGCCGCGAGATTCACGCCCGCGTGGGGTCCGGCATCAGCGAGCGTCAGGTGCGAACGACACTGGAGGAGTTGCGAGACAACGGCCTCGTCATGTCCACGGCTCGCGGCCCATTGACGCGATGGAGACGTGTGGTGGGTGCGGGATAGGGGCGCGATGGTGCGAGATAGGGGCGCGATAGGGGTCAGACCATGACCGAGTCGAAGATCACAGAAGCAGGCAGCGTCCAGTTTCCGATGGTTCGTCACGCGGCGGAGATCGGGTGGACGCCGCTGTCGCCATCGAATGCCCTCATCAAGCGAGGGGGCGAGGCCGGGCTGCTGTTTCGCGGCGTGTTGGAAGAGGCACTGCATCGCTTCAATTCCTGGATGACGGACGACGCCGTCCGGTCAGTGGTCGAGAACATCCAGGCGCTTCCGCCGACCATTGAAGGCAACCGGCGGATGCTGGCCTGGCTGCGGGGTGAGCGGCAGTGGTACGACGAAGCTGAACAGCGTCACCGGCAGGTCAGGCTTGTCGACTTCGATGACCCAGGCGCAAACGTCCTGCACGTGACCTGGGAGTGGCGGCTCAAGCCGCCGGCCCGCAAGGGCAACCGCGCCGACGTGATGTTCGTGGTCAACGGCGTGCCGGTCGCCATCGTCGAGCATAAGAACCCGACAGATGACGAGGCTATCGAACGTGGCATCAAGCAGTTGCGTCGCTACGAGATCGAGACCCCCGAGCTCATAGGCGCGGCCCAGCTATTCAACGTCACCCACCTGCTCGACTACTGGTACGGCGTCACCTGGAACCTGTCGCGCCGCTACATGGCGCGGTGGAAGGAGACGCAAGAAGAGAGCTACCGCTTCGCCGTCCAGTCCTTCTTCGAGCCGACGGACTTCCTGCGCACCCTACGCGACTGGATACTCTTCTATGTAGAGGACGGCGAGACGCGGAAGACCGTGCTGCGCCAGCACCAGCGCCGCGCCGTGGACCGCATCGTCGAACGCTGCGCCGAGACGGTGAGACACAGGGGCCTCGTCTGGCATACTCAGGGGGCAGGCAAGACCTTCACGCTGCTCACCGCCGCCCGCCTGGTCCTTGAGGCCAAGGAGGAGTTCCATAACCCCACGGTGGTCGTCGTGGTGGACCGAACGGAATTGGAGGGCCAGCTTGCAGGCTGGGTCGAGCGGCTGCTCGGCGAGATGCAACAGCAGGACATCGCCGTCTGGCACGCTGGCTCGAAGGAACAACTGCGGGAGTTACTGACTACCGATAGGAGAGGGCTGATCATCTCGATGATTCACAAGTTCGAGGGTATCGAAAAGGACGCCAATGCCCGCGACAACATCTACGTGTTCATCGACGAGGCCCACCGCTCCGTGGCCAGGGAGCTTGGCACGTACCTCATGGCCGCGCTGCCCAACTCGACCATCATCGGCTTCACCGGCACGCCCATCGCACGAACGGAGCACGGAGAGGGCACCTTCAAGATATTCGGGGCCGACGACGATGAGGGCTACCTCGACAAGTATTCGATTGCCGAGTCCATTGAGGACAAGACGACGCTGCCCATACGCCACATGATGGCGCCCAGCGAGATGACCGTGCCGGCGGCCCAGCTCGACCGGGAGTTCTTCGCCTTGGCCGAGATGGAAGGTGTCACCGACGTCGATGAGCTCAACCGCGTGCTTGACCGGGCCGTGGGCTTGCGCACCTTCCTCACTGCCGACGACCGCATCGAGAAGGTAGCGGCGTTTGTTGCTCAGCACTTTCGGGAGAACGTGCTGCCCCTTGGCTACAAAGCGTTCCTGGTAGCGGTCAACCGGGAGGCCTGCGCCAAGTACAAGCGGGCGCTGGACAAGCTGCTTCCATCGGAATGGACCGTGCCGGTGTATTCGGAAAACACCAATGACGTTGTGGAAAGGCCCCTCGTCGCCAAGCTCCAGCTTTCGGAAGAGCGGGAGAAGGACGTTCGCCTGATGTTCAAGAAGGCGAGCGAGGACCCGAAGCTGCTCATCGTCACCGATAAGCTGCTGACCGGCTTCGACGCGCCACTGTTGTACTGCATGTACCTGGACAAGCCGATGCGCGACCACGTCCTCTTGCAGGCGATTGCGCGGGTGAACCGGCCATATGTGGACGCGAAGAGCATCAGCAAGCGCATCGGTCTCGTCGTTGACTTCGTGGGCGTGCTGCGCGAGTTGAGGAAGGCGCTGCAGTTCGACTCATCCGACGTGAGCGGCGTCATCGAGGGCCTCGACCGGCTGATGCACGACTTCCACGACAAGATTGCCGAGGCGAAGGCAAGATACCTGGACAATGCGGATGGCGGCAAAGTAGCCGAGACGCGAGCAGCCTATGCCACCGCAGGAGGGGGCGCAGACGAGCGATTGGAGCAGGTGGTGTACACGCGCTTTCTCGATCCCGATGCTCGCAAGGGGTTTTTCTCGGCATACAAGGAGATCGAGGCGTTGTGGGAGATATTGTCGCCTGCGGCTGAGTTGTGGGACCATATTGACACCTTCAAGCGTCTCACCCATCTCTATGCCGTCGTTCGCAACGCCTACGCCGACCGCCCCGACTTTGTGGCAGATCTGGCGTACAAGACCCAGCGGCTGGTGGAAAAGTCGGCTGCGATGTACGGCCTGGGGAACCTGACCAAGTCCGTGACTTTCGACCTTCGCA
Above is a window of Chloroflexota bacterium DNA encoding:
- a CDS encoding TIR domain-containing protein, whose product is MDVHKVFISYHHDNDQWYKEELVRSGEQNRIFMNESVDIGDIPDHLSDQQIRKIIRDERLRLSTVTIVLVGTETRRRKHVDWEIYSSMYDGAVNKKSGILVIMLPPTDYGSLHVSHGLPEKALYPDITSWTSIHSRAEYERRYPYMPDRLIDNLVKPEAKISVTSWNRINPTSLRFLVEAAFQNRNHCEYDLSRSMRRVNS
- a CDS encoding AAA family ATPase: MTTQSTTDDLFDSPITYPDVGARERLYRLVGVDDHKTRLAKMLGLLINPSGLNAWVSKHHPEASGVLDTVLRRPPLVVLAGDVGSGKSELAETIGDDVARREGVSIVLFPMSLSTRGQGRVGEMTQLLSAAFDHTLREARRFKDVNGASRGAVVLLVDEADAIAQSREAAQMHHEDRAGVNAFIRGVDRLANSKLPAAVIMCTNRLGALDPAVQRRAADILTFTRPDRGQRSAILAPHLHQLGFSQTQLAAVVDATGPHQHGDYGFTFSDLTQRLLPAIVLDAYPDGPVNADSALKITQAMTPTAPFRDGAS
- a CDS encoding N-6 DNA methylase, with translation MADTADQHNIPPTLQSIRARLDLTQEQLAERLGVSFATVNRWEGGVTMPQKAGRAAIAALAAEAGVDSTEPVVDEVEAATRVTRRRSRRQKDAVPTTKPMEQMLWDAACSIRGAKDAAKFKDYLLPLLFLKRLSDVFDDEIDRLAEQYGSRTFAQEVIEGDHKAVRFYLPPEARWSVVNGREAHDWPLDAGGRSTRPRDVGEHLTRAVRAVVRYNPTLSGVIDLVDFASERNGERDLNPARLADVVETFSDPRYRLGLADVQPDFLGRAYEYLLRKFAEGSGQRAGEFFTPTEVGFLMAHIMRPRPGETCHDYACGSAGLLIKLQLVARETDPTSRVPLKLYGQELQADSYAVAHMNAIIHGMEVQIERGDTMINPKFKDAAGRITGHDIVVANPMWNQDFTPAIFANDPFDRFRTAGGVTTGKGDWAWLQHTLSCLNERGRAAVVLDTGAVTRGSGSKNEDRERNIRKWFVERDLIDGVILLPDNLFYNTNAAGIIVVLAKRKPEARKDKIVLVNAGRRVGKGRPKNYIPEGDIRPIAAAFLKGEAVDGEVAVITREQAAEADYNLSPSRWVGQTDAVAQRPIAEIIAEMRLLDEEAREVDATLARMLERLQ
- a CDS encoding restriction endonuclease subunit S; translation: MVSENWTIKSFAEIARYSAGRTPARATPEYWMAADDSVPWVAISDMTEFGLVSQTKERISGTAFDEIFGNKAVPAGTLLMSFKLTIGRIATLGVDACHNEAIIAIYPHEGVNQSYLGYFLSQVDYDALQDRQVKGNTLNRNKIDRIQVLLPPQSEQVRIAEFLDHVRRSIDLQDQSLATAQALKRAAMHTLFTRGLRGEPQKETEIGPVPESWEPVAVNSVAVVKGGKRMPKGVALTSENTGQPYIRVTDFRDHRVDAGQVLFVPDGYKSVIARYTISSRDVYISIAGTIGLVGQISESLDGANLTENAAKVSVTDERVTPRFLMYALASDTCQTQIAQSTATNAQPKLALVRIEQLQLPIPPKLDEQREVVAILDAIDHKIDLHRRKRAMLEELFKALLHKLMTGGIRAADLDLSAMVESTDFSQE
- a CDS encoding toll/interleukin-1 receptor domain-containing protein, which translates into the protein MIIGTNSQPPFMLYVVWHPNYALGEKVAGLFHDHYGAHRYRNVAGGASVRVIFRNAAAPGSQTPLPIDWDSTGTTAVVVLIDHSLTNDPAWVQYVHDLAGEAADRGLNTRVFPVEMEAGALEIGLEEQALRWDHWAGTNEEREQRLLRDLTHEFNRMLRHHLVRLQHPDAKESLERYLKKVNVFLSHSKHDDYGERIAGKIRDWLHNNSALSSFLDIYDIPAGTPFSSVIDHSIQDGVIIVIYTDSYSSREWCRREVITTKRANTPMLVVDCLQTVDERAFPYLGNVPFIRMDTICMDRIDQVVGLLLDEVFKDFLWRCSVERLRKRYPQILFIARSPELMSLVNLPARADETDQYIVYPDPPLGQAEAQLFADIAHDVHVQSLRQWLAEE
- a CDS encoding putative DNA binding domain-containing protein, with amino-acid sequence MTIDRIAALAASGESETLEFKTSTGTRREAAWTVCAMLNQRGGCVLFGVTPEGRVAGQHVSERTIEEVSAELQRIDPAAFPSVERLPVNGDHEVIVVGVEKGPVRPYAYRGTAYRRVGNTTVAMSADEYNRMLTERMHGGQRWENQSLAGWSVDDLDEAEIRRTVAEAVRRGRLEEPVGGEPTDLLRGLGLLHDGVLLRAAAVLFGSTERLEFEMPQCLLRVARFRGIDRMEFLDNRQFNGNAFTLLANAERFLRDTLPIAGRFEQDRFERIDEPLYPPLATREALANALCHRDYSIGGSSVGIAVYDDRLEVTSSGSLHFGLTPEKLFGPHESRPWNPLIARTFYRRGIIEEWGSGTLKMAELTSSAGLPVPEIEDDGGAVTVRFRHGRFVPRPTTSGVSGPEERRETILALLEGVENGLTRREIHARVGSGISERQVRTTLEELRDNGLVMSTARGPLTRWRRVVGAG